In Sparus aurata chromosome 5, fSpaAur1.1, whole genome shotgun sequence, the genomic window gtatttacagttgccgacgagtatggtgaagtcagctggaaattggctaactagttagctccacttcggtctgctatgcaatggcgtttgaagcaagtttaatgttaataatataaagagggagcttggttgtcacagtaaaacgtctggaaacatgtgcagactggagacagagacgatgcaaacagtgtccaagagtttggagactgggttggagacaaacacagctttcgctagctgttagccattagctacatagtagtaactgtaacaacacatacaaacaaactaacattattcagacacactaaccattctgaaacgtcctgctgcagccgcagagtctgtactatTTCAGGAATCATGATTGGTGATCACTTAAACATTTAGTGAAATCAAATggtagaaaaacaacagtagaaCCCTGACCCTGACAGTAAGAACATCTTCACATGCACAATGTGAAGGGAACTCAAGGGATTGGGACTGAACAGCTGTGTATGGCAGTGCCATTATCTGGGGTTGCTGCAGTTGGTCAGGTCGAGgttcagcaacattatgtgcccaaagaatgaggtcagctgactacctgaatcTACTGAATGACCAGGTGTTTCCATCAATGGATTTGTTCTTTCCTAATGGCATGGGCATATTCCATCAtcattttcacatgtggatCGGCCACCAGAGTCCAGACCTGAACCCCCTTGAAAATCTTTGGGAAGTGCTGGAGAAGActttgacaaacaaacacaagtgtaaaaaaaaattaaatcaaactttatttaaacttctttacaaaatacaaacataaaaacacaatgaacaTAACGTgttaaacaggaagtgtttgttCACATGCGACAGGTGTCGTGAAAAGCCTCCAGGGTCCTGAAGTCCCTCCATGTTGGAGGGAGTCCATCCTGCAGAAAACGCCCACAGCGCTGACAGGAAGACTGGAAGAGTTTAATGTAGCTCCGCAGCCAggtctgcagacagacaggtagagagacagacaggtcagcaacaggtgagacagacaggtagaaagACAGGCAGGCAACAACAGATGAAACAGACAAGTGGAGAGATGGACAGGcatgtttttcctcactcaactCGAGGGTGTAAGGTCAGAGGATGTCGctactgtacagattgtaaaaccCACTGGAGGCAACGTGACTGTGATGttgggctgtataaataagactgatttgatttgattaggTAGGGGGACCAAAaggtagagagacagataagcagagagacagacaggtagagagacagatggGTCAACAACAGGTGAGACAAACAGGTAGAGATTATGGATCAGTTATCTCACCATAAAGGATCGGACCACAACGTCTGGCATCTGGGGCAGCTGGTAGTGCAGCAGGGCGGTGGTGGCGTGGTCTGTTACCtggcaaaaacacatttacattgaaATTGAGGGCATTCAGCAGACGCTTTTgcccaaagcgacttacaataagaacatttggcacaagaaagaaaccacatcAGCCCGCTGATGTAGTGGAGCAAAGTGCTCTTGCTggggcgtgtggtctgaccagtgtttggaagTAGACGGGTGCTGTCCAAGCAGAGATgtctgcagacattcagagatgagcgTCACAACGTggctgttggaggaggatgaggggaaagagaggaacagttgggtgtCGTCAGCGTAACAGTGGtcagagaatccatgtgatgtgactGCAGGGCCTAGTGATCTAATGTAGAGTGAAAACAGAACCGGTCCtgatactgagccttgagggacactagtttccagaaagcagggtttggacaaggagctgttccatgtgacctgaaaggtgcgATTTGTCAGGTATCATAGGTAGGTTAGAGCAGTCAGCTGGGTCTAGGATGGGTTTCTTTAGGAGTGGCTTTACTGTGGCTGTCTTGAAAAGAGCTGGAATAAGGCCTGATGTCAGGGAGGAGTTTATCAGAGAGGTGAGGAATGGCAGGATGTCGTGAGAATTGTTTTGGAGAATAGAGGAGGGAACCGGGTCCAGGGAACAGGTGGTGGCCCGGTTAGACATCACTAGTGTGAGAATatcttcagaggagagagggctgaAGCAGGTGAGGCCATCGGAGGTGAGGGTTGGGGGAGGTGCTTTCTGGATGGGCATAGGAGTAAATGAGGAGCTGATGTCTTTTCCTGTCTTGGTAAAGTAagttcagaatcagaatttaatctttttattgactttaatcctttattgtcccacaaactGGGAAATTAGTTTTCCACCAAAGAGTCATAGAAGAAAGTCAGGAGGtcccctgcactccaaaggacctgagcttcctcagcagttTTCTTAAATctagctgcagtgtgatcagtacAGTTCTGTATATTTTTCAGTTGAACTCCCAGGTAAGAGCCATGAGGGACAAAGGAGGGGGAGGGGTAGGAGGGTtggggagagaagagaacaaGGTTTCCTGGGgttggaggcagaggagttgatctTTGACAGGTAGAGGGCAGATTTGGCTGTTGATATAGTTGAGGTGAAGTCAGTGAGAAGGTAGCTGAAGTGAGCAAGTCCTCAGCATGGCATgatattttccattttctctctgctgcttgtAGCACCGATCTATTGCATGTTGACTGTTCCTTGATTTCAGCTCGGCGTTGTTCAACTCGTAGATCAACTCCTTCCTCACTGGTGTTATTCCAACTAGTTCCCCTTCAGACTGGTAGCCCAGCTCAGGATCTGGGGATGAGCTCTTTACTCTGCTCCTGGGTCTTGAACTTTCTAACCGGCAGACCATAGGTGGTGAAGATCCGAAATCACACCACCAGCAGCCACACCCTCAACACTGGCACCTGTCAAGGCTGCATCCTGATCCCCCTGCTCTACTCCCTGTACACCCATGATTGTTCAGCCACACACAGCACCAACACAATGGTGAAATTCAAGGATGACACAGTGGTGATTGGCATGATCTTACTTGTGGACTGCTTATTTTGAAGACGTGGAGTTGTTGGCATCAGGGGCGTCactaggagtgcaaaacatccaGGGCTTTAGCCTCActtaccttgaaaaagtaatctgattactcctttaaaaagtacagccagcacagagtgtacagCGAACCTTAATATtttcatctttagctgacatgAACTCAatataatgactgtatttccagctaagAAAAtgcacatctctctcctccctccattgttgtgtgtgtttgtgttgctgcctGGTGTTACACCcgagtgtcctcgtgctgaaaacgtgacttctcacatacgtgacatcactcctcgagatgcaagaagaaagcaaaaaatatatattttttctgaggaaaatgacaaaaataatacgcacagtgacttgaataagtaacttgaTTACcgttttggaaatattaacgtgttagattactcgttactaaaaaaagtggtcagattagagtataGCGGCATCACTGCTGCAGACAGAGTCTTTTGTAACGGGGTCCAGGGATTTCTCCCCCGGGACATTTGGGAAAATTAGgctgttaaagatgcaatttcaacgtAGTTTGAGAAGTAAGGGAAGGCCAATTGttgggtcctcatcgtcatattttaatcacaaataaagctaatgtTCCCTCACTATAGGCCCACTGAGTATTGTTAACGTTAAAGATATTATAGCCTGtaataagacctgtgctgtgtgcacaGGCTgttagagcaggtagaacattccctaTTAGCATTTCTCCActtcattgtctatctgcatcaggcctACAGGAGGCTTTATAGGATATTAATTGTCAAATCCCAATCATACCTATCCCCTGTATGACTAGGATTTCATCAATAGTCAACTGAACACGCGAGAGAAAATCAATTAACTCACTTTGATTTTTTACAGAGATAATTAACACCGAAATTCTGTCTGGTTGCCATGGCCCTAGCTGAGAGTTTAGAAGCTGGTCCGACTGTCCGACCAATCAGAATCATCTCCCAACAGATCAATTCCTCTCATCCACCACTgggtttttgtttcctttcaccTGCGGCCACGTCATCAATAATGAGCTACAAAACGccaggattattattatttttttttccttttaagattttttttgatgcatagacacctttatttgacagttgaTAGACgtaaaggggagagagatggggatgTGACATGCTGTAAAGGTCCTCCAGCCGGATTCAAACCGGGGTCCACTGCGTACGTGGCTTGCGCTCTATccactcgactacctgcgcGCCCGCCAGGATTAATTAACCAGGGGTCTACAGTGCGAGCATTTTACTCGTATTTGCCCCTAAAAAAATGCATGTGCAAACCGGGATAATGATTTCAGCGCACAGTGTGCGAGCAAAGGTCACAAGTTACCGTCACAACCTACATCGTCTACGATCATTCACAAACTACAATCCCCTGGCCGCAACGCTCCAATGACAGTACTTTTCTGTAATGACGCAACCAGTGTCATGCGAGAGGTGACAGGTCAACGGACCgtggtgaagttagttttaggttggatattcggcggatattcactcgggtccagccgcaaCATAACAGAGTTTCGCCCAGTCTTAGCAGCAGGaagacggttagctcacctcccagagcctcgcgctgaatcactggaaactgatttagggacctaCGCTGACAACACCCAGTTGCTATGGACGCTCCTAGCATCACAAGCTGACAGAGAAGCAAGCAAAGGCCTTGTTACCGAGGACGAGGCACGGCTGTCgagcggggctaacagctgggCTGGAGGCAAATCCACGGAGAACACAGCTTCCCTCCATCCTACTTTCCAACGTCCAAAATTTACATGCCgttttttttatcctgcacTATCCTGAGCCATTGAAACTAAACTTTGTTCCCATTGCAAGTGTAATTCGAATGACAGTAAAAGAAAGTCtaagtcattaaattactttgcataaatatattaatacaaaccaGCAGCatattgtattagtaaactggacgaataaGACACAGCTCTTTCTATCGTATTtgagtgcttcctctattttatatgaatattaatatgcagaaattatgattttttttccccaatagcttccatgtcatgtgacccagtgactccaaaccagcatcaAATCGTGTTCCTAAGTGGGCAAAATAAGACACACCTctttgttattgtattttagtgcttcctctattttatatgaatattaatgtgCACTTGGACAAATGACATCCTTTGTGTTTAGAACACATTGGATACAACTTGTTTGTGCTGCCTATTTAAAGTGTGAGGTGTTCGATAAAtcgataaataaatatttttttgtgctCCCAGATATTTTACTTTAGTAGCACATGTGCTCATTGGGGAAGATGTCAGCATAGAGCCctgaattaataataacaacagaACTGATAAATAGTTCCGTACTGACCAATCAGGATTCAGCACCCATTTAGTCATCCATACCCACCCCGACTGCACCCTCAGCTCAGGTGAGGACAGGTAAGTCTTACCTTCTGGAAGACCTGGTACTGAGACTTGGTCCAGATGTCCAGCTGAGGAGGACACACAGAGTAGttagcacagagacagacaggtatcAGGGGTGACCTGTCAGGTTTTTGTGATGTCTCACCTTTCCGTCCTCGTTATAAACGTTTTCGTTGAACCCTCGGACAACCGTTCTGTCGATGAACAGCGAACGCATCACGACAATTGCCTTCAACACCTTACCCAGAGTCACCTGAAAgggagacaggtgagacagaggGACACCTGGTGCCTGGTCTGAGCACagctgtgcagtgtgtgtgtgtgtgtgtgtgtgtgtgtgtgtgagtgtgtgagattACCAGCAGGACAGCCGACGTCCCGTTGGGTCTGAACAGCTCAATGGTCATATCAGGAAACATCCGACCGATCCGAGAGATGACATCATCCACGTATCTGCACAGTACCACAAGGCTTTAACGGGAGGTATCACAGTACTTGTGATGTAGTGAGTGTGAACTACTGCAGAACTCACTGAGGAGGAAGTACCAGAGTACTGGGTTGGACTTTGGGTCGTCTCTTGGCTGAAGCGCCCATCTGATTGGCCGATCGTTTCAGTGACTGTTGATTCAACAAACTGGAGGCCAAACCAGCATGATACTGCAACTACAATAAACAAGAAACAAGGGTTAGCTAtagggctgaaacgattcatcgtgttactcgattataaaaattcctcgaggcaaaaactctgcctcgaagcctcgttaaattcctatgacgcgcaCTTTACACGCAGGGCtctgattgttccacacggaccgttgttcaggaagcacaccagcgTTATACACCATataagagcatgctaaccatgtagcaagtaggtaggaccctagtcttcgcacacagtgtatttgcctccttgtgattggcagattagtgtggttatcatggatttggggactggatttatttattatttatttatttcatttattcataattgttttatttacatttattttttataaattgtacacattgtgtacctgtttggcttgatattttatattcattctttgttctcaggtgggtaatttgcagaaggtgcaat contains:
- the med27 gene encoding mediator of RNA polymerase II transcription subunit 27 — encoded protein: MADVVNVGVNLDAFSHAISGIQALRSSVSRVFESLKDGMKNRETLEGREKQFIAEFQDNLQAVNRDLNELERLSGLVGRPSESHPLHNSGLLSLDPVQDKTPLYSQLLQAYKWSNKLQYHAGLASSLLNQQSLKRSANQMGASAKRRPKVQPSTLVLPPQYVDDVISRIGRMFPDMTIELFRPNGTSAVLLVTLGKVLKAIVVMRSLFIDRTVVRGFNENVYNEDGKLDIWTKSQYQVFQKVTDHATTALLHYQLPQMPDVVVRSFMTWLRSYIKLFQSSCQRCGRFLQDGLPPTWRDFRTLEAFHDTCRM